A single window of Watersipora subatra chromosome 9, tzWatSuba1.1, whole genome shotgun sequence DNA harbors:
- the LOC137404746 gene encoding uncharacterized protein, protein MSVQAYRRSLRHMNEDALRPFIKAELSDANNAVLNISTKIQQAANTGDSTGTDVSLEPEELKEFLEHTKPYNYTMLLIDEIFKTLKGVSHDEENELSEEISELCQTMAELHATVGTFRDTIIQSLQNKFSQLKSKAFSTFADCQKDIASSPTRTTKLETWISTLAKVDQEIIQVYEDLRRWSNGKLYGSTQQDMDKISQNVRSLTRRANQLLFAAEECNDEGANSEEEDSVAEQKSSIHTTPSVHNQSVKSAVSKTRALVEAMKRETSSKETDLLSCSSQDTHGGIALAKEFAQAIATSFAQSMELQRVPVPSLYVFNGDPLEYADWEMAFSAVDDKSGISEEEKMRHLQRSVAGPARKTIQRYFRLKSPNATKQARQALRGKFGDDFKICDAYKKELDSWPKIGGKDQNALTDYSEFLHQCLITMDDVPALCSLNDWSEIRKVVDKLPDWLVNQWKRKVTSYKRKHKVYPKLKDLTEFLQDEVEVNGTEVTTEGRGATAMVKPAINNKPKKSATLTVKSTEKTLTEKKTSSRPSHKFCYNCEMTNHMSVDCGHLRRKPHAEVIKLIKEKQLCFGCLRPGHLYKMCQNRAQCTKCSRRHPDCLHTEEKPEEKKKENIETVQACGKVQSTTDGFTSAMIVPVWVSHRNKPHQELLTYAMLDTQSSSTFMLDNLFDKLKCPATKTNLTITTLTSKKETTESLKISNLQVRGYRQSKKLNLPPTYTRQFIPFDKDHVPTRSKTTSWPHLQHVENELEELFECDAGLLIGYDCMSALAPIETIRAEGNVPYAVKTELGWSIVGTVDQRESADRLGISHRVIMKESEAGNQLAFECKTTIKEKNFSNEITKIMQTDFTDIKDHSKAISMEDRSFLQQLSKNIHQDSEDFVTMPLPFRERPTNLPDNQKMAEKRLHLLGKKLQSEPMFRQQYTEFMTNLLDQGHAEEVTTPGKKGECWFLPHFAVFHSKKPDKIRVVFDGSAKFRQQSINDHLLQGPDLLNGLLGVLLRFRAKKIAIMCDIEKMFHQFRVAEHDRDYFRFLWWDDKMETVKVYRMVVHLFGATSSPGCATFGLRYLAQKHQSTHPKAADFIQQSLYVDDGLISVSSEQEAKELIESARDLCKKGNIRLHKFVTNSSEVLETVPPSERSQNLQEATITTTTPTQPERALGVLWCVETDTFRFTMPVSKEMQTRREILSLIASIYDPLGFLAPFIITGKQILQELCRRKADWESKLPSDLTPMWHKWTRGLRDLSELRIVRSNMIEEDAAKSEIHCFSDASTTGYGACAYLRQITKEGEVKCSYLLGKARVAPLKMITIPRMELQAAVVATQLVSVLERELKDLLPANTATHYWCDSMIVLNYISNDAKKFKVYVANRIQQIRDVSTPTQWHHIASGNNPADHASRGSEVKDIIRHWINPPSFLQQSDIKIPTTKLEKTTDKLPEARCLSTSLKEIPGLLGMMERYSKWETLVNTFAVFIRVAIHKKKQKLTPLQLRKKAIRLIIKTAQSRLENRHLKQLDP, encoded by the coding sequence ATGAGTGTACAGGCCTACAGGCGTAGCTTACGTCATATGAATGAAGATGCATTGAGACCCTTTATCAAAGCTGAGCTATCGGATGCAAACAATGCTGTACTCAACATAAGCACTAAAATACAACAAGCAGCTAACACTGGTGATAGTACTGGTACTGATGTGTCGCTAGAGCCTGAGGAACTGAAAGAGTTTTTGGAGCACACTAAACCATACAATTACACTATGCTGCTGATAGATGAAATTTTTAAGACACTTAAAGGTGTATCACATGATGAGGAAAATGAGCTGAGTGAAGAAATCTCAGAGTTATGTCAAACTATGGCTGAGCTGCATGCTACTGTAGGTACGTTTCGCGACACTATAATTCAATCTTTACAAAACAAATTCTCACAACTGAAATCGAAGGCTTTTAGTACATTCGCTGACTGTCAGAAAGACATTGCTAGCAGCCCTACCCGAACCACAAAGCTGGAGACCTGGATCAGCACCCTAGCGAAAGTGGATCAGGAAATAATCCAAGTATACGAAGATTTACGCAGATGGTCAAATGGAAAGCTGTATGGCAGTACTCAACAGGACATGGACAAGATTAGCCAGAATGTCAGAAGCCTCACTCGGAGAGCAAATCAGCTACTCTTCGCCGCAGAAGAATGTAATGACGAAGGGGCAAACTCTGAAGAAGAGGACAGTGTGGCAGAACAAAAATCCAGTATACACACCACACCATCCGTTCACAATCAATCTGTTAAGTCAGCTGTTTCCAAAACACGAGCTTTGGTTGAGGCAATGAAAAGGGAAACTAGCAGCAAAGAAACAGACCTTCTAAGCTGCTCTAGTCAAGACACACATGGAGGTATAGCACTAGCCAAGGAGTTCGCACAGGCGATTGCTACAAGTTTTGCGCAGAGCATGGAGCTGCAAAGAGTACCAGTACCCAGCCTGTACGTGTTCAATGGAGATCCTCTGGAGTATGCTGACTGGGAGATGGCATTTTCAGCAGTAGACGACAAAAGTGGAATATCTGAAGAGGAAAAGATGAGACATCTACAGAGAAGCGTAGCAGGTCCAGCTAGAAAAACGATACAGCGCTACTTCAGATTGAAGTCACCTAATGCTACCAAACAAGCCCGACAGGCTTTGAGAGGGAAGTTTGGCGATGACTTCAAGATATGCGATGCCTACAAGAAAGAATTGGACAGCTGGCCAAAGATTGGTGGTAAAGACCAAAATGCACTCACCGACTATTCAGAATTTCTGCATCAGTGTCTAATTACCATGGATGACGTTCCAGCTTTGTGCTCACTAAATGATTGGAGTGAGATACGAAAAGTAGTCGATAAGCTACCAGACTGGCTAGTCAATCAATGGAAGAGAAAAGTCACGTCATACAAACGCAAACACAAAGTATATCCAAAGCTGAAAGACCTGACAGAATTTCTACAAGATGAAGTAGAAGTTAATGGGACAGAGGTGACAACAGAAGGTCGTGGTGCTACTGCAATGGTGAAGCCAGCTATAAACAACAAACCCAAAAAGTCAGCTACGCTAACTGTCAAATCAACAGAGAAGACACTTACCGAGAAGAAAACTTCAAGTCGGCCTTCCCATAAATTTTGCTACAACTGTGAAATGACCAATCATATGAGTGTTGACTGTGGTCATCTACGCAGGAAGCCTCACGCAGAGGTGATAAAACTGATCAAAGAGAAGCAGCTATGCTTTGGTTGCCTGCGGCCTGGTCATTTGTACAAAATGTGTCAGAATAGAGCGCAGTGTACCAAATGCTCCAGACGCCACCCTGACTGCCTACATACCGAGGAGAAACCTGAAGAAAAGAAGAAAGAAAATATTGAAACTGTTCAAGCCTGCGGCAAAGTACAGAGCACAACAGACGGATTTACATCAGCAATGATTGTACCTGTTTGGGTGTCACACAGGAATAAACCTCATCAGGAACTACTTACCTATGCCATGCTCGATACCCAGAGCAGCTCTACCTTCATGTTAGACAACCTGTTTGACAAGCTCAAATGCCCAGCAACTAAAACAAACCTGACAATCACTACCCTCACTTCCAAGAAAGAAACAACAGAAAGTCTGAAGATCAGTAACCTTCAAGTAAGAGGATACAGGCAGTCTAAGAAACTGAACCTTCCACCGACATACACTAGACAGTTTATTCCATTTGACAAAGATCATGTTCCTACAAGAAGCAAAACTACTTCCTGGCCTCATCTTCAACACGTGGAGAATGAGCTAGAAGAACTCTTTGAGTGTGATGCTGGTCTGCTGATAGGGTATGATTGCATGAGTGCATTAGCCCCAATAGAGACCATCAGAGCAGAGGGTAATGTTCCTTACGCTGTCAAAACTGAATTGGGATGGAGCATCGTGGGCACAGTAGACCAGAGAGAAAGTGCAGATAGATTAGGAATCAGCCACAGAGTAATCATGAAAGAGTCAGAGGCTGGAAATCAGCTAGCTTTTGAATGCAAAACAACGATAAAGGAAAAGAATTTTTCAAACGAGATTACAAAAATCATGCAGACAGATTTCACAGACATTAAAGACCATAGCAAAGCAATCTCTATGGAAGATAGATCATTTCTGCAACAACTGAGCAAGAACATCCACCAGGATTCTGAGGACTTTGTCACCATGCCACTGCCGTTTCGTGAGAGACCTACCAATCTACCAGACAACCAAAAGATGGCCGAGAAACGACTCCATCTACTAGGAAAAAAACTCCAAAGCGAACCTATGTTCAGACAGCAGTACACAGAGTTTATGACCAACTTACTGGATCAGGGTCATGCAGAAGAGGTCACTACACCTGGAAAGAAAGGAGAGTGTTGGTTTTTACCACACTTCGCAGTTTTTCACTCAAAGAAACCTGACAAGATCAGAGTAGTATTTGATGGCAGTGCGAAGTTCAGACAACAGTCCATCAACGACCACTTACTGCAAGGTCCCGATCTCCTGAATGGATTATTAGGAGTGCTTCTGAGATTCAGAGCAAAGAAAATTGCCATCATGTGTGACATCGAAAAAATGTTTCATCAGTTTCGGGTGGCGGAGCATGACAGAGACTACTTCAGATTCCTGTGGTGGGATGACAAAATGGAGACAGTCAAGGTATACAGAATGGTTGTGCACCTTTTCGGCGCTACATCTTCACCTGGTTGCGCCACATTCGGATTGAGATATCTGGCACAGAAACACCAGAGCACACATCCGAAAGCTGCAGACTTCATTCAACAATCTCTATATGTAGATGACGGATTGATATCAGTCAGTAGTGAGCAAGAAGCAAAGGAGCTTATAGAGTCAGCTAGAGATCTCTGCAAGAAAGGCAACATCAGACTACACAAATTTGTAACAAACTCATCAGAGGTGCTGGAAACTGTTCCCCCTTCAGAAAGATCACAGAACCTGCAGGAAGCCACTATAACCACGACTACTCCAACACAACCAGAGAGAGCATTAGGAGTACTCTGGTGTGTAGAAACGGACACCTTTCGTTTTACCATGCCGGTCTCTAAGGAGATGCAAACTAGACGAGAAATACTATCCCTGATAGCTTCAATATATGATCCGCTAGGGTTCCTAGCACCTTTCATAATTACGGGAAAACAAATACTACAGGAGCTGTGTAGACGCAAAGCAGATTGGGAAAGTAAACTACCATCTGACCTGACACCAATGTGGCACAAATGGACAAGAGGACTACGAGATCTTTCAGAACTACGTATAGTAAGATCTAACATGATAGAGGAAGATGCTGCTAAAAGTGAAATACACTGCTTTTCGGATGCAAGCACCACTGGCTATGGTGCATGTGCCTACCTCAGACAAATAACCAAAGAAGGAGAAGTGAAGTGTAGTTACCTGCTTGGAAAAGCAAGAGTGGCACCCCTCAAGATGATCACGATTCCGCGCATGGAACTTCAAGCTGCTGTTGTTGCCACGCAACTAGTGAGCGTACTTGAGAGGGAGCTGAAAGACTTGCTGCCGGCCAACACTGCTACACACTACTGGTGTGATTCTATGATTGTACTAAACTACATTTCAAATGATGCTAAGAAATTCAAAGTCTACGTAGCAAATCGTATCCAGCAAATTCGAGACGTGTCAACACCTACACAATGGCACCACATAGCATCTGGAAATAACCCTGCTGACCACGCATCCAGGGGTTCTGAAGTGAAAGACATAATTCGACATTGGATTAATCCACCAAGTTTCCTTCAGCAGTCAGATATCAAAATACCCACAACGAAACTGGAAAAAACAACGGATAAGCTCCCTGAAGCACGTTGCCTCTCTACTTCGCTAAAAGAAATACCTGGACTTTTAGGGATGATGGAGCGGTACTCTAAATGGGAAACGCTAGTCAACACCTTCGCAGTGTTCATCAGGGTTGCCATacataagaaaaaacaaaaactaacacCCCTACAACTGAGAAAAAAAGCTATCAGGCTAATCATCAAAACAGCCCAAAGTCGACTAGAGAACAGACATCTCAAACAGTTAGACCCGTAG